The Mesorhizobium sp. NBSH29 genome has a segment encoding these proteins:
- the rdgB gene encoding RdgB/HAM1 family non-canonical purine NTP pyrophosphatase, with the protein MTLTAGQKIVVASHNEGKLREFADLMVPFGLEAKSAKDFGLPEPEETGTTFEQNAYIKAFAAASATGLPALSDDSGLVVDALDGQPGVYTADWAQKPEGGRDFMMAMQKTEDMLRQRRVTTEAERSGRFVAVICLCQPDGEAEYFRGEAEGHLVWPPRGEKGFGYDPIFVPQGFSQTFGEMTAEEKHGWKPGETEALSHRARAFQKFARAKLGAL; encoded by the coding sequence ATGACGCTGACTGCCGGCCAGAAGATCGTCGTTGCCAGCCATAATGAGGGCAAGCTGCGCGAATTTGCCGACCTGATGGTCCCCTTCGGCCTTGAAGCTAAGTCGGCAAAGGACTTCGGCCTGCCCGAACCGGAAGAGACCGGCACGACGTTTGAGCAAAACGCTTATATCAAGGCGTTTGCCGCTGCATCCGCCACCGGCCTGCCTGCCCTGTCAGATGATTCCGGCCTTGTGGTGGATGCGCTTGACGGGCAGCCGGGCGTCTACACCGCCGATTGGGCCCAGAAACCTGAAGGCGGGCGCGATTTCATGATGGCAATGCAAAAAACCGAAGACATGCTGCGCCAGAGGCGCGTTACCACCGAGGCCGAACGGTCGGGACGGTTTGTCGCCGTCATCTGCCTTTGCCAGCCCGATGGCGAGGCCGAATATTTTCGCGGTGAAGCAGAGGGCCATCTCGTTTGGCCGCCGCGCGGAGAAAAAGGTTTCGGCTACGATCCGATCTTTGTCCCACAAGGATTTTCGCAGACTTTTGGCGAGATGACCGCAGAAGAAAAACATGGTTGGAAACCCGGTGAGACAGAGGCGCTGTCGCACCGCGCGCGTGCTTTCCAAAAGTTTGCCCGCGCGAAACTCGGCGCTTTATGA
- a CDS encoding YraN family protein produces MADQPARRLKAYRRGHRGEWLAALALMLKGYRIVARRYRTPLGEIDLIARRGDLVAIVEVKVRASLGDAMDAVAYSAQRRIEGAADLWLGRQQDHGRLSMRFDLVAVLPRRWPVHVPNVFYGRN; encoded by the coding sequence ATGGCTGACCAGCCGGCCAGGCGCCTGAAAGCCTATCGGCGCGGCCATCGCGGCGAGTGGCTGGCGGCGCTGGCGTTGATGCTGAAAGGCTATCGCATCGTGGCGCGGCGCTATCGCACTCCGCTTGGCGAAATCGACCTCATTGCGCGGCGTGGCGATCTGGTGGCCATCGTCGAGGTCAAGGTGCGCGCGAGCCTTGGTGATGCCATGGACGCGGTTGCCTATTCCGCGCAACGCCGCATCGAGGGCGCTGCCGATCTGTGGCTTGGAAGGCAGCAGGACCATGGCAGACTTTCCATGCGCTTCGATCTGGTCGCGGTGCTCCCGCGCCGCTGGCCCGTGCATGTGCCAAACGTGTTTTACGGGCGGAATTAG
- the rsmI gene encoding 16S rRNA (cytidine(1402)-2'-O)-methyltransferase, with product MIGQHQVPARPLAPALYLVATPIGNLGDITLRALETLAGTDVLACEDTRVTRVLLERYGIRQRAFAYHEHNAHEAGPRLIEALNQGKSVALVSDAGTPLVSDPGFRLVGQAMEAGHRVVPIPGPSAVLAALTASGLPSDTFLFGGFLPVKDGQRRSRLETLKSVPATLVFFESPRRLAVSLVTIADVLGGTRAAAVGRELTKTFEEMRTGSLATLAAHYADASTPKGEIVVCIGPPEEAKPVDAADIDQLLLSLAKELPASKAAAEAARMTGAAKSDLYRRLLALREGKDG from the coding sequence ATGATCGGCCAGCACCAAGTGCCGGCGCGACCGCTGGCGCCGGCGCTTTATCTGGTCGCTACGCCGATCGGTAATCTGGGTGATATCACGCTGCGCGCGCTGGAAACGCTCGCGGGCACCGATGTGCTGGCGTGCGAGGATACTCGCGTCACCCGCGTGTTGTTGGAACGTTATGGCATCCGCCAGCGGGCCTTTGCCTATCATGAACATAATGCGCATGAAGCCGGTCCGCGGTTGATCGAGGCGCTCAACCAGGGCAAGAGCGTGGCCCTGGTATCGGATGCCGGCACGCCGCTGGTTTCCGATCCCGGTTTTCGCCTTGTCGGGCAGGCAATGGAGGCAGGCCACCGCGTGGTGCCTATCCCAGGGCCCTCAGCGGTGCTTGCGGCACTCACCGCCTCGGGCCTGCCATCCGATACATTTTTATTTGGCGGCTTTCTGCCGGTGAAAGACGGTCAGCGCCGCAGCCGGCTTGAGACGCTCAAAAGCGTGCCGGCGACCCTGGTCTTCTTTGAATCGCCGCGCCGCCTGGCGGTGTCGCTGGTGACGATCGCCGATGTTCTGGGCGGCACCCGGGCGGCGGCGGTGGGGCGGGAACTGACCAAGACGTTCGAGGAGATGCGCACCGGCAGCCTAGCCACACTCGCCGCACACTATGCCGATGCTTCAACACCCAAGGGCGAAATTGTCGTTTGCATAGGGCCACCCGAGGAAGCAAAGCCGGTCGACGCTGCTGATATCGACCAGTTGCTGCTCAGTCTGGCAAAGGAGCTGCCGGCATCGAAGGCAGCAGCCGAAGCGGCGCGGATGACAGGCGCTGCCAAATCCGATCTCTACCGACGGCTGCTGGCCTTACGGGAGGGCAAAGATGGCTGA
- the hemW gene encoding radical SAM family heme chaperone HemW — protein MIAVDDKTPGFGVYVHWPFCAAKCPYCDFNSHVRHQPVDQERFAAAFVAELATMRQRSGPRTVNSVFLGGGTPSLMKPETVGTILDAIAREWTVPDGIEITLEANPSSVEADRFRGYRAAGVNRVSLGVQALNNADLKFLGRLHNVDEALHAIGLAREIFPRLSFDLIYARPGQTPEAWQAELEQAIGHAADHLSLYQLTIEEGTPFHALHAAKKFAIPDNDRAADLYALTHEVTAAHGLPAYEISNHARPGAESRHNLIYWRYGEYVGVGPGAHGRFVERGERIVTIAERMPETWLNLVEARGHGVTGGEVLSREQEADEFLLMGLRLAEGIDLARYEALSGRELAADRLSVLQGEGLVAPVGNSRLRATSQGMIVLDAVVADLAR, from the coding sequence ATGATCGCTGTGGATGACAAGACGCCAGGGTTTGGCGTCTACGTGCACTGGCCCTTCTGTGCCGCCAAATGCCCCTATTGCGACTTCAATTCGCATGTGCGCCACCAGCCGGTCGATCAGGAGCGGTTTGCAGCAGCCTTTGTCGCCGAACTGGCGACTATGCGACAGCGCAGTGGGCCGCGCACAGTCAATTCGGTATTTCTGGGCGGCGGTACTCCCTCCCTGATGAAGCCTGAGACTGTGGGCACAATACTCGATGCCATCGCACGGGAGTGGACCGTTCCCGATGGCATTGAGATCACGCTTGAAGCCAACCCATCCTCGGTCGAGGCAGACCGCTTTCGCGGCTACCGCGCCGCCGGCGTCAATCGCGTGTCGCTCGGCGTGCAGGCGCTGAACAATGCTGACCTGAAGTTCCTTGGCCGGCTGCATAATGTGGACGAGGCGCTGCACGCCATTGGTCTGGCGCGCGAAATTTTTCCGCGACTTTCCTTCGATCTGATCTATGCGCGTCCCGGCCAGACGCCCGAAGCCTGGCAGGCAGAGCTTGAGCAGGCAATCGGCCATGCCGCCGACCATCTGTCGCTCTATCAGCTCACCATTGAGGAGGGCACGCCTTTCCACGCGCTTCATGCCGCGAAAAAGTTTGCCATTCCAGACAATGACCGGGCCGCCGACCTGTACGCGCTGACACATGAGGTGACCGCCGCGCATGGGCTCCCAGCCTACGAAATCTCCAACCATGCCCGTCCGGGCGCGGAGAGCCGGCATAACCTGATCTATTGGCGTTATGGCGAATATGTCGGCGTTGGGCCCGGAGCTCATGGGCGTTTCGTAGAGCGTGGCGAGCGCATCGTCACCATTGCCGAGCGCATGCCCGAAACCTGGCTCAATCTTGTGGAGGCACGTGGCCATGGCGTTACCGGCGGCGAGGTCCTGTCACGAGAACAGGAAGCCGACGAATTCTTGCTAATGGGATTGCGATTGGCCGAAGGCATTGACCTCGCGCGATACGAGGCGCTGTCCGGTCGCGAACTGGCTGCGGATCGGCTTTCCGTCCTTCAGGGCGAGGGTCTGGTGGCTCCTGTCGGCAACTCACGCTTGCGTGCCACCTCGCAAGGCATGATCGTGCTCGATGCCGTGGTGGCGGATCTGGCGCGTTAA
- a CDS encoding DUF7929 domain-containing protein, whose translation MKNAQSLPNMGNPVNVMETIMKPLSYARRSARWLMAAGLALASIMPVAAKAAEPVPELRLEPIERPEPGSHEIRPFFEKTGKQMSCSTVVYTLRFGMRGSPEALASPVFAEEIAKIRMNLVDELPNGLTVVGVTASGDGTAFAGGALPTATIATTADPNDTAKLSDFGLSTSDLDGSGEIGERFITVRITASIDPGAFPAPTLVDNQAFVTIANRVGGMIHIPSHDPALPDDGDFLTGQKTRIGIDLTGCAPPPPPPGDSAECFKIETGTVDCVPGGGAFIYHMPVGAELGGKTVQLNTTTPGVTIEPPMQYVPEGGGVLNWTITGALPGDTVHLVVVGIEAYAGPEEGVGLCCTQVIDIVIPEDIDCPDKPREPDLKVEKRATVERCTPEGGCTFTIRVTNVGDASYNGPIVLDEVTLPGSATIDSGPNAPWICAPATSPMQCTHPATTLAPGAFVELNIGFRPGPDWTRPAIRNCAAYNYGASGKPLFGLQTNDKACASIPICIPGRDRECTPPNEKKVDLTIRKRAVTPVCSPDGTCLFIIDVINSGTSTINGPLTVIDTYPAGVPASSTFVPSPPWACVPDGVGQFRCDHPGIVLVPGASTPIGVKVNVGPAYTADTIENCAEVLPVPGETNLANNKACAKARIRRRNPGQPGLTITKTCRPGTAAAAGSICRITVTNGGTAAPVGPVRVNDAAMLISGGSPVQVQSVAPDGGDWSCGPVPADTLACTLPGAALTPGTSRHFDVVVSANGRFENCARGSVGPEPGDDVVRPFGRACAQGGTTIKVEKTGDSQCRAGAPCTFEITIRNEGDEAYSGPVRIGDAIEVEGLGRLEGVPVTTIEPPFGCSPEPTVLPISCDATLSLGAHEARVHRVTVEIPDEALANVNGQANGRNCVAVLEPGTPIAGETSQLVPALGGRGERVACHPFIIVRKQECSAGLVMNDAGRCVCPEGQRFRNGQCVGGGGKLPVPPKKPERPQQPEKPQPEKPQACKLLPGQIRTKAGECICPRGTVLGDNGCFKPRPEKPQQCRLLPGQIRTKGGECICPRGTVLGDNGCFKPRPEKPQQCRLLPGQIRTKGGECICPRGTVLGDNGCFKPRPERPQECRLLPGQIRTKAGECICPRGTSLVRGACRQREVECPRGTVMVRGRCLEPLDLRCPRGTVGKPPNCREVRRPPTFEINPNIPEILNRLPRRERQPQIEQQQQPQQQRQPTFSPNILKVPG comes from the coding sequence ATGAAAAACGCTCAGTCGCTCCCGAACATGGGAAACCCAGTCAACGTCATGGAGACGATCATGAAACCCCTGTCATATGCCAGGCGCTCCGCGCGCTGGCTGATGGCGGCCGGGCTTGCGCTCGCCTCCATCATGCCGGTTGCGGCCAAGGCCGCCGAACCGGTACCCGAACTCAGGCTCGAACCGATCGAACGGCCAGAGCCGGGCAGCCATGAAATACGGCCATTCTTTGAAAAGACCGGTAAGCAGATGTCCTGCTCGACGGTCGTCTACACGCTGCGCTTTGGCATGCGCGGCAGTCCCGAGGCACTGGCCAGCCCGGTCTTTGCCGAGGAAATCGCGAAGATACGCATGAACCTGGTCGACGAATTGCCAAACGGCCTGACTGTCGTTGGCGTCACCGCCAGCGGCGACGGCACAGCATTCGCCGGCGGCGCCTTGCCCACCGCAACCATCGCCACCACGGCTGACCCCAACGACACGGCCAAGCTTTCCGATTTCGGCCTCTCGACTTCCGACCTGGATGGCAGTGGTGAAATAGGCGAGCGGTTCATCACCGTGCGCATCACCGCCAGCATCGACCCGGGGGCGTTTCCCGCGCCCACGCTTGTCGACAATCAGGCTTTCGTCACCATCGCTAACCGCGTCGGGGGCATGATCCATATTCCTTCGCACGACCCGGCACTGCCTGATGATGGCGACTTCCTGACCGGCCAGAAAACCCGGATCGGCATCGACCTCACCGGCTGCGCGCCGCCACCGCCGCCTCCGGGCGACAGCGCGGAATGCTTCAAGATCGAGACCGGTACGGTCGATTGCGTGCCCGGCGGTGGAGCCTTCATCTACCACATGCCGGTGGGTGCAGAACTCGGCGGCAAGACCGTTCAGCTCAACACCACGACGCCCGGCGTCACCATTGAGCCACCCATGCAGTACGTGCCGGAGGGCGGTGGTGTCCTGAACTGGACCATCACCGGCGCGCTGCCGGGCGATACAGTCCACCTCGTCGTTGTCGGCATCGAAGCCTATGCCGGCCCGGAAGAAGGCGTCGGACTCTGCTGCACGCAGGTGATCGACATCGTCATTCCAGAAGACATCGACTGCCCCGACAAGCCGCGCGAACCCGACCTCAAAGTCGAAAAGCGGGCAACGGTGGAACGCTGCACGCCTGAAGGCGGCTGCACCTTCACCATCCGGGTCACCAATGTGGGCGATGCATCCTATAACGGCCCGATTGTGCTGGACGAGGTGACGCTGCCTGGCAGTGCCACTATTGATTCAGGCCCGAACGCGCCATGGATCTGCGCACCGGCGACCAGCCCGATGCAATGCACCCATCCGGCCACCACTTTGGCACCGGGCGCTTTTGTAGAACTGAACATCGGCTTCAGGCCCGGCCCTGACTGGACCCGGCCTGCGATCCGCAACTGCGCCGCCTATAATTACGGCGCCAGCGGCAAGCCTCTTTTCGGGCTCCAGACCAACGACAAGGCCTGTGCCTCGATCCCGATCTGCATCCCAGGCCGCGACCGTGAGTGCACGCCGCCGAACGAGAAGAAGGTCGATCTGACCATCCGCAAGCGGGCCGTCACCCCGGTCTGTTCGCCGGACGGTACTTGCCTGTTCATCATCGATGTCATCAACAGCGGCACCAGCACCATCAATGGTCCGTTGACGGTGATCGATACCTACCCGGCAGGCGTGCCGGCCTCGTCCACCTTCGTGCCGTCGCCGCCATGGGCCTGCGTGCCCGATGGCGTGGGCCAGTTCCGCTGCGACCATCCGGGCATCGTGCTGGTGCCGGGCGCCTCGACGCCGATAGGCGTAAAGGTGAATGTCGGACCGGCCTACACAGCGGATACGATCGAAAATTGTGCCGAAGTGCTGCCCGTTCCAGGCGAGACGAACCTCGCCAACAACAAGGCCTGCGCTAAGGCACGCATCCGCCGCCGCAATCCCGGCCAGCCGGGGTTGACCATTACCAAGACCTGCAGGCCCGGCACCGCCGCCGCCGCCGGCTCCATCTGCCGCATCACCGTCACCAATGGCGGCACGGCAGCTCCGGTCGGCCCAGTGCGCGTCAACGACGCCGCGATGCTGATTAGCGGCGGTTCACCGGTCCAGGTTCAGTCGGTTGCACCTGATGGTGGCGACTGGAGCTGCGGTCCAGTACCGGCAGACACGCTTGCCTGCACGCTTCCCGGTGCCGCACTGACTCCGGGCACCAGCCGCCATTTCGATGTAGTCGTGTCGGCAAATGGGCGATTTGAAAACTGCGCCCGCGGGTCGGTTGGCCCCGAGCCGGGAGACGACGTCGTGCGTCCGTTCGGCCGGGCCTGCGCTCAAGGCGGCACTACCATCAAGGTGGAAAAGACTGGCGACAGCCAGTGCCGTGCCGGCGCACCCTGCACCTTCGAAATCACCATCCGCAATGAAGGGGACGAAGCCTATAGCGGCCCCGTTCGGATCGGCGATGCCATCGAGGTGGAGGGCCTTGGCCGCCTTGAAGGAGTTCCGGTGACAACCATCGAGCCACCCTTCGGATGCAGCCCAGAGCCGACAGTGCTGCCGATCTCCTGTGATGCCACGCTTTCACTTGGCGCGCATGAGGCACGGGTCCACCGCGTCACAGTGGAGATCCCGGATGAAGCACTGGCCAATGTCAACGGTCAGGCGAATGGCCGCAACTGCGTGGCCGTGCTGGAACCGGGAACACCGATTGCCGGCGAAACCTCGCAGCTCGTTCCCGCCCTCGGCGGTCGCGGGGAGCGCGTCGCCTGCCATCCGTTCATCATCGTGAGAAAGCAGGAATGCTCCGCCGGGTTGGTGATGAACGATGCCGGTAGATGCGTCTGCCCCGAGGGCCAGCGCTTCCGCAATGGCCAGTGCGTCGGCGGTGGGGGCAAGCTGCCTGTGCCTCCGAAGAAGCCGGAGCGCCCGCAACAGCCCGAAAAGCCGCAGCCGGAAAAGCCGCAGGCATGCAAGCTGCTGCCAGGCCAGATCCGCACCAAGGCCGGTGAATGCATCTGCCCGCGTGGTACGGTTCTGGGTGACAATGGCTGCTTCAAGCCACGTCCCGAAAAGCCGCAGCAGTGCCGTCTGCTACCGGGCCAGATCCGCACCAAGGGAGGTGAATGCATCTGTCCGCGTGGCACGGTTCTGGGTGACAATGGCTGCTTCAAGCCACGTCCCGAAAAGCCGCAGCAGTGCCGTCTTCTGCCGGGCCAGATACGCACCAAGGGAGGTGAGTGCATCTGTCCGCGTGGCACGGTTCTGGGCGACAATGGCTGCTTCAAGCCACGTCCTGAAAGGCCGCAGGAATGCCGTCTTCTGCCTGGCCAGATCCGTACCAAGGCAGGCGAATGCATCTGCCCGCGCGGAACCAGCCTGGTCAGGGGCGCCTGCCGCCAACGGGAGGTGGAATGCCCGCGTGGCACTGTGATGGTTAGGGGCCGCTGCCTCGAGCCGCTTGATTTACGCTGCCCGCGCGGTACAGTTGGCAAGCCACCGAACTGCCGCGAGGTCCGCCGCCCGCCGACGTTTGAGATCAACCCGAATATCCCGGAGATTCTCAATCGGCTGCCGCGTCGCGAACGTCAGCCGCAGATCGAGCAGCAGCAGCAGCCGCAGCAACAGCGTCAGCCAACCTTTAGCCCGAACATTCTCAAAGTGCCGGGTTAA